The Candidatus Saccharimonadales bacterium DNA segment GAAACTAAGGTCAAAGATATCCGTGTGTTTGCCGGCGGGGCTAAAAAAGCCGACTGGGATATTGGTATGGCGATAGATGCTATTGCCATGTCAGAAAAGCTCGACGCGATTGTGCTCGCAACAGGCGACGGCGACTTTGTGCCGTTGGTTGAGTACCTGCGCTACACGCAAGGCACCCAGGTAGAAGTTATCGCCTTTGGCAAAAGTGCCTCAGGCCAACTCAAAGAGGCGGTAGACGACTTTACCGACATGAGCGATAACCCTAAAAACTTTCTTATCGGCTACCGCGGCGGGGGCAGGTGGATGCCGGGGTTTAGTAGCGGCGCAGACGACCGCTCGCAAAGTGCCGACACCAGCCCCGAGAACACCGAAGCTCCAGATAACGAGGGCGAAGACCCGGCGATACGAATGTCGGGGGAGGCATAAACAAAGAAAAGCCTGGCTTCGGCCGGGCTTTTTTGTTACAGTTTGTAGGTATTAATTAATCGAGCAAAGCACGCGGATAGGTAGTTTCCAAGACTGGCTTGGGGCCTAAAATTCGCGGGTTTTGCAAACACTCATGCAAAGCAAAATCTACTCGACCACTATAGGCGGCAAGGAGTTGACCGCCGAGTTTACCGACCTCGCCAACCAGGCAAACGGCTCGGTCTTAGTGCGGCTCGGCAACAGCGCGGTGTTAGCAACTGCCGTGATGGGGAGCAAAGAAACAAATTTAGACTACTTTCCGCTCTCGGTTGAGTATGAAGAAAAGTTTTACGCCGCGGGCGCCATACTCGGCTCCCGCTTTATGCGCCGCGAGGGGCGCCCGAGCGACGAGGCGGTGCTCTCCGGCCGCATGGTCGACCGCACTATTAGACCGCTCTTCCCCAAGGGCCTTAAGCGCGACGTGCAGGTCATAATCACTGTGCTCTCGATAGAAGACTGGGACACCGACGTGCTTGCAATAAACGCGGCGTCGCTCGCGCTCGCCACCTCTAACATCCCGTGGGCCGGCCCCGTGTCGGCGGTGCGTGTCGGGCTCGAAGAAGGGGGTAGCACATTTTCGATCAACCCGACCTACAAACAGCGCGACGAAAACGGCGACCCGCGCGCCGTCATTGACCTGCTTGCCTGCGGCAAAGACGGCCTTATCAACATGATAGAGGTGGGCGCGCAGGAAGTGTCTGAAGACATGCTT contains these protein-coding regions:
- a CDS encoding NYN domain-containing protein, whose protein sequence is MAIIKHKSQRVGIFIDTQNLYHSAKNLYKAKVNFGNVVKEALAGRQLIRAVAYVIRTESEDEKGFFEALNKLGIETKVKDIRVFAGGAKKADWDIGMAIDAIAMSEKLDAIVLATGDGDFVPLVEYLRYTQGTQVEVIAFGKSASGQLKEAVDDFTDMSDNPKNFLIGYRGGGRWMPGFSSGADDRSQSADTSPENTEAPDNEGEDPAIRMSGEA